Sequence from the Primulina huaijiensis isolate GDHJ02 chromosome 16, ASM1229523v2, whole genome shotgun sequence genome:
ACATCAGTTACTTAGTCTGAAGAGCACatgtatataaaattttcattttgaaaaCTTTTTACGAATCTGTACTTAACTCTTTCAAACTCAATGAAAAGTTAGTTATCATTCTGTACGAATTTGTACATTATTTAATCTACAATCAGTTTCAGTTTATTAGTTATATATCAATAATATCAGATAACTCAGCATACCAATTCAAaaatctaagttttgtcaaacacaaaaaagggagagattgttgaaatttataagtttcagagtttgacaaacaAATCCGTAAAAGAACTGAAGAACCAAACTGAACTGGCGTAGCTGAGAGGTCGTAACTGAAAGGAGACTTATTGGACTTAAATGGATTAAGAACTGAAATTAATATGCTAAAGTTCTTATAAGAATAAATGAGTCTCGAAGCATAGAAAATAGATTGAAGATCAGAACTAAAGACTTCGCAAAAATTGAACGGAATGACCTATCTCAACTGAAGTATTCAAACTGAGAAGACATCAGTTAAAACCGATGCAATCCAGTTGAACTGACCAGTTTGACCAGTTTGACCACTGATTAGTTGGCCACATCATCAACTGTATTTTGTAATACTCAGCGTCCGTACCAAAATAAAACAGATGAAACAGAACAGTTTTATACATCGTACCTCTGTCAGAGTAAGTCGTCTACATGGACATGACGACGATTCAACAACTATTAACaattaaatgcattcaatgtgcCCGTTGGATTCGAAGACTATTTATAGCTGATAAGTTCGGTTGAAGAAAGGTTATGAGACAAAACGAAACTATCAGTTAGCTGCTATTTACTCTCAAGATTATTCAGTTTTCAAATCGCATAAATTAGCTCTCACTTCATTGTTGTATTTGTAGCATTCAGGCTACTTACTAGAGTTATTCAGTTATCAAACTGATAAGCAAAGAAGATAAGCTaaaagtttcagtttgacattgtATAAGCCTAATTCAAGTGCGTTATTGCAAATCCTTgtaatcaatcaaagtcttttagtgaaatcatATCCTTCAAATAGAAGAGTTGACGTAAGAACAGTTGAAaactccgaacatccataaaattcttTTTGTTCATCATTCTATTCATTCTGTTTTCAATACCATATCCAAACTTATTCAATCTATCTTTCAGTTTCTTTCCGCACTGCAatcattagttaactgattgatatcgacACAAGAGATTTTTGAATCAGTTCCTTAAAGAACTGATTTATATCCGAAAAAGATTACAAAAACCGaattgtttattcaacctccttTCTAAACACATCATCATCCTTAACCGATCCAAACAAACTCCTAatattcttttcttcaatttgatATGCTCATAAACAGGTttatgaaagtcacaattgatTCTTACAGTACAACAACACTcctgtataaaaaataagtgaaAATACAAAGTACACAATATTGATCCTTAATCGATCTAATGAGAAACTGAATGTTTACAATAACAACTTAAAGATGAGTCTATTGAGAGATGTTTTGCGATTTGAATGCTTGTTGAAGATTAGCAAAACAATAGTAGTTTTTCCGAGAGCTTTTCAGTCTTGATGCATTCCTTATAGGTGTTTGTCCCAAACTACAATAAATGTACTGTGTAGTTGATATTTATGCGTATACTCATGTGTCTTTATTGATTTGTCAGATATAGTGTCGGTCTTTCCAAATTCTTTGAATACTTGTTGAAGGAGTAATCAACAGAACAGAGAGTGTTTGACAAACTAAACTTCAAATCGATCCGTTCTGTTCGGTCAACTTGGTTCAAGTTGTGCTGATGAATATATTCCGTCAGATCGAAATAATTAACAACTAGATCTGTCGGTTTAGTTTAATAGTCTGCATTAACACGAATTTGAGTTATATCAGTTTGGTTTGTGATTATCAAAAATTagatataaatttttgttttaacacataaataattttaaataaaaaaaattgcgactttttatacatataaaagCAATACAGAGTTgcatacatataaaaaaaattaataatacaaaGCTGAAgtctataaattaatttagtgCTACTTCTAATGGATACTGATTACTTGCATATCCAATTTCCTGCTATAAATCTTTAGTACTCTTGCATCCACACGTGCAATTATCTAGCTCTTGATGAAGCTTctgaaaaataaacataaatatgcaCATTTATTACAAAAAAGTTtgtgaaaattaaaaatgaaaatgattaaATCATTATTACTTTGAACTTCTTTAATCACAAATTATCTATAAATGTttaacttcaaatttctaaaaaagTTCAAGAACTTTGTAAATTAATTCGAGCTCCACTCGGCTTGATTGCACCCCACGCTAGACATTTAAGTAAGCTTTTTTCCTTTATTTGCAAAAGTTTtatccaataattattaatgttAACTACTGTGATAACTGCAAAATAAACAATGGAATATGTATTATAAACTGACCTGAACTTGATTTTGTAGGCTCTTTATATGTTGCACAGCCAAATCTAGCATGTCAGAATAGCTGGTTTGCTgcaaaattcacaaattttcaacatccaaattaattaattaaaactgtATCATTATGAAGTATTCGGTTTTACAAGCTATAATTTACCATCCAAAATTTATGAGCCGATAGACCTTTTCAGTAGCGGAAACAATGGaacaaaaaacatataaatatggCCTAGCAGACTAGCAATAGCTATAATAATATAAGAATTTAAACTGTAAATCCACCAGTAAATTGGAATTATCATATTTTGATCTAAAAATTAAGTATACGAACAAGCAACTTAATtaatcacatatatcataatcataatataaataaaaatgatcTGTAATACCTTATCCATGTTTGGAACAAGAACTTGTAACTTCTTTAATTTTCCGCTGATTCTCGTCCTCCTTTCctatacatacacacatatatatacatatattaatgcacaatttcaagaaagaaaagtaTAATGTGCAGAGGGTGGAGTAAAGTCGGATTAGGGATGCAATCGGGCCTGGTCGAGTTCATACATATAATATACTCAAGCTTGACTCGGACAAAAAATAGTGCTTGAGCTCGAGCACGAGGCAATTGGGAATCTTGAGCTCGAATTAGTCTGAAATactaaatattaatttacaagAAAGAtcttaaatttcaagaaattgaaGGTTATAATTAACGATAAAAAAggataaaatgaaattttaacaaatatttttaaaaataaaagtccaGTGCTCGGTTGGCAAGTTTTAAACAGCATAGTTGAACTCGAACTCAAGAGGATGCCGAGTTCTAGTGGCATGGACAAATAGGTTAAAAGTAGGAAGGTCGAAACAATACCCTCTCCGCGATGCTGCGAGGATGAGTAGCGCAGCCACGCTTCGCACGGATCTTGCATGGAACCGAATCCTGAGGGATATTGTGCATTAGCTTCTCCATTTGTGTCATCTCCATTCCTCCTTGCCCCATGctaaactgaaactgaatttacATGCAAGACGTTATACATGCATCAGAATAAGGTCGCCCGTCGTATATCAGAACTGCGTACCTGATTTTCCGTGCTATCTAAGCCGTCGAGAAGGTCACCGTCACCGACGATCTTAGACCGTTTGTTCGGTGCCACGGAGAACATGACCGAGTTCGTTTCGTCCCATGTCGAGGACGTCCCCATCCCGAACCCATACGAATGAGTAGTCTTTCTTTGGCCGTTTTGAGTTCTCATTTCATCACCAACAGCGCTCTCGTTTTCTTCAGAGATATAAGAAAGAGTGCTGTCTTGTCTGGTGAAGCTTAGCTGAGAGTTCAATCTTGATAGATTCTCTGAATTATTATAGTTTCCCATCCCTCTTGTAACAGAAAATGAAAATcctcctatatatatatatattacacatAAANatattttttttagtatataTGGCTTTGGTCAGCACGTGTTTAATGTCATATTAGTACTTTCGTAGTAATGTGattaaatttaacaaaaaattaaaaatacttgactaaaatccaattttaaaatggaagatagatatattatatatggtgagtacgtctcttgtgagacggtctcatgaattttgatctgtgagacgagtcaaccataccgatatcatcaataaaaagtaatactcttaacataaaaagtaatattttttcatggatgactcaaataaaagattcaaTCCAAGACATTGATCGgttgagatcgtctcacaagagttttgtgtatatatatggaCGACCAATATTACAATCTTCCAACCTATATATTTCTTTAATATCAAACCGAATTACTTTCTCCACGTATTTAATCTACGGTAAAACAATGGTCAGATTCTGGTTTCGAGAAGATAAATTCAGTTTTTGTTTGCTAGTGATTATGTATTTAATGTAATCTACAAATACAAGTTCACCAAAatattgtgagacgatctcatagatcaattttatgagacatatttttatttggcttactTGTTaaaaaacattactttttacgtcaaaaagtattattttttaatgtaaatatggacatggttgactcatctcaaaaataaaaatctatgagaccgtatcacaagagacctactaagCATAAGTAGGTTTATCaaggttttttttatattaaattaccTCATCAAACTTTGAAAAACGAAGATCAATACCCGTAAAAAAATCCAGTACATATACTAAAAGCAAgaaataaagctaaaacaaattGTATAGATACAAATTAGAAACACGAAAAATATTCAAtcccattaaataaaatattatatttgttatatattctgagtatttatcatatttaagcATAATTTTAAGCCACTTGCAAGTCACGTGACAAGTAGCCACTTGTTTAATTTGCAGTAAATTTTTAGAGTTGTGAGTGGGGTGGGGTGGATGCATGCACCTTcctaaatattgaaaaataatatatatattattcgcATTCATTGAATcttacttaaaaaataaatttactttaTTGGACCCAACTCTTATTTAAACCAATCAACTTGCTCAGTGGGGACTTTGTATATTCAccacaaaaattcaaatatatatatatatatatatacaaaaaattcaaatatatatatatcttaaaaAGCAAAAATACAAAGATATCGCAAAAGCAGAACGAGGgtcatttttgtaatttaatataatacaaAGATATAGAAATTcctaaatatttatataataaattcattAAAGAGGTCAAGCGTTCCATAATAATCAAAGGGAACTCATATTTTAtctattcaaataaaataaccaaaaaaaaaaaagaaaaaaacaatttaaaaaatatggatatatccatttattttttcaattttcaactAATTCTAATTAAATACCAGTTGAATGAAAGACACTATTGATTATTGAATCATATTCGTATTAACTTATCAATaacatttgatttattgatattAAATGGAGATGAATAATGCATCTATAGTTCTAATTGACATATCTAGAAATGTCCAAAGTTTGGtgcaataaatatattttcacatattttttatttaatttattttaataaaaatataatatcaataacaatgttgtaatatttattttcaaaaaaaataaaaactaaatattgTTGGTCAATAAAGTtttagacaaaaacttatgtgaaacGGTCGcatggatcgtattttgtgaattaatgaaaaaaatattattttttatgttaagaatattactttttattttgtatatcaGTAAGATTATCTGACAGATGATAGACCTACTCCAAATTTTAATAATCCTTCGAAAAACCAactaattttagaaaatattaatcaaCAATACACAAGGTTAAAACTGTCATTTCAAGTCACAGCGAATAAAGTGTTAATCAGAtaatctatatttataataaaaaaataatattttattataaaataataataataataatttattactcataaaatttataatatatgaccatcttgtgaaattttttttgtccCAATGAATTAGACATTGTAAAATTTCCACCAAACgaccaaagaaaattcaaaaaaacgAAGTCAACATACCGGAATCCCCGACCGTCGCCGCTATCTGGTTGAGAAACCCCGCCGGAGAGCTACTGTGTCGCACCAAAGAAGGAGAAGCTCCTTCGGCGCTGCCACCTCCGACGACACCAAACCCGTACGCCCGCTGCAACCCAATCGTAGTGTTAGCCTTACTGTGCGGAGGCGGTTCCTCTCTGCTGGGATTGCTCACACTCTCGGTCTGGCTGCGCCCTGCGGTGGAGAGGTGAGAGTGGCCGGAGAATTCTCTTGTTGCACCAATGACTGAATCAACAGAGGCAGCCAGGAGGGAGCTGGGTGCAGAATCGTAGCGCATGAGTCCGCTGCCGGAGGAGGCGAGGCCCATTGAACCTTGTGATGAAGATGAAGTGGAGGAAGGATACATTAGAGGGAAATGGAACTTAAAAAGTTTGTTTGTGGGGAGAGAGAGGGTATTGATAGACTTTGCAATAAGgttttttgtatttatatatagtCTCAATTTCTTATCCACATGCCCACTTGTGTCATAACACCATgtgtgacaaataaaaatatattattatttttaaaacaaagatAAACAATTTAttccaataataataataataataataataatagtgatGACATGAAAGActcaaaaacatgaaattataaataataataataataaatttttgcaTTACAGTACAGAAAAATAGATTAAGATATAGAGAAAAAGGGATAAATAtagtgaaaaaagaaaaataaaattcaccAAAAACTCAAATCCTTCTCCAAAATTTATGGGAAAATATTTGTCATCCCACTATTACCATGAAAACATTATGTTGTAGAGcaatcttaaaatcataaacaaaaTTCTTCCAAAAAAATCAGGAGCTCAAAAAACACTTGTTGGAACTTACCCAGCAAGATAGCAATGTTCAGgtctttatttttcatatttcataaTCTATTTCGTACTAAAAAACTGAACAGAAGTTATTTAAGGCGGTGTCTAGTTTACATAAATGTCGACCGATCATCCAAAGGTGGCCGGAAACAATGATATCTGACGGCCACAAAACTATTCAAAATCATTTCACAAATACAGAATCTGGGAAATATCAGTTCAGAATTTTGAAAAccgtataaaaaaaattgtagccCATAACACGAAAAATTCACCCTATAAATATCGGCTACGCGTGGTGGccgaaaataatttaattaatcattttctattttccctagatttgcatgcatttggattacattatcgcattttggaccttacagtcgGTGTCGATACGCCTTGGTCTCGGGACATGACAACAAGTCTAGCTTTATTCCTCACAACTGATCTACTCTCATCTAGTTTATTTCTAAACACACATCTAGTTCCAATAATATATTGATTAGAAGGTGGGGCAACTAGGTGTCATACTTTGGTTCTCCCTAACTGATTAAGTTCTTATTGCATTGAATTTATCCAGTGTGAATCTCGTAAGCCTACATTTATCTTCTTAGGTTCAAGTTGACAAACAAAAGCAGCATGCATgaattcatttatcatttgtcCTCTAATTCTAAGAGGTGTGGTTGGGTTACTGATGGCCATATCGAGTGGATGATTCTTATTCTACCAGAGGCATGGTCCAAAAGGATTTGTATCTTGATGTTTAGCTGTTGGATCTTCATTTGAATCTGCAACAATCTCCTCTTAAAGTATCTCTGGCTGATGATTATTCATCCAATCAACTTCTTCAGCGGCTTTATTTTCTACAGTTTCTTCTTGTCAAGTTGGACTTATTTCATGTCCGCTCATTATCATTGTTTGAATCAAGGTATTAGCATCTAATTTGCTTCtataaatcatgtatattattttcattatcaTGACAGATGGAAGACTCATGAAATACGATATGCAGAGATTCTTCAACGGTTAGAGTTGTGTAGTCATAAACTTTATGTGTTATACTAACAAAACTGCATGAATTAAATCATGGATGATGCCAATAAATTGcacaaattgcaacttaatgaacttgatgaactcagaaatgatgCATAGAACGCTGGACTCTAAACTATTCCGGGTTTTATGCGGAGATATCCCTTCTTGTAATTCCCTATGAACGGCTTGTTCctttgatcgcctaattaggtccTCGATCAGAAGCTTTGAtcctcgcttggattgcactTGATATCGCAAGTGGTTTGTGCGTTGAGACTATCGTCTCTGAATTTTCAAAATCCGGAGACGGTGTAGTGACGACGGTGCAACGTGGAAGAACAAAAAGTGGCcgaattatttttcttcaaaatctaTGGGATGGTCGAGAGTTCCATGGTTCATAATCATGAATTTTGTGctaattgattcttaatcaatcatcaaccaataattattgatttttaatcaataattaaacaaatccAATTTTCTTTTTGGCCAAAATTTCTTCCCACAAATTTCCTGAAGTGGCCGAGACTTGTTGGCAAAGGGAAGAAATCGTTTTTCAATTTTGTGTGCAaaatttttcttccaacttttaTGTAGTTGGCCGTGAGTGGTGATATTATGTGTGCAAAATTATCGTTCGTATTATGAGTTCTAGTGGTGTATATATATACTGTGAGAGACTCCTAATCCAATTAGGAGTCCCTCTTCTACTAGGGCTCTAAGTCCTTACCCTACTAAGATTCTAATTTCGTTATATGTATaatcttatattattatttattatattttgtgtttCTAAACTTTTGATAACACGtgataaaacaaataatatatgtaCATGTTAGTAATCACCATTACTAGTATcaacatttaattagtaaattcaaaACTCACTAAATAATTGATTCCGAACTcgttataaccccgatcgacgatctgAGACCGTCGATGTATCAAGgatacaagtcttgttcatataatgaaaatcgaaaattgcgaaaatcaaaatttt
This genomic interval carries:
- the LOC140960767 gene encoding transcription factor bHLH128-like; the encoded protein is MYPSSTSSSSQGSMGLASSGSGLMRYDSAPSSLLAASVDSVIGATREFSGHSHLSTAGRSQTESVSNPSREEPPPHSKANTTIGLQRAYGFGVVGGGSAEGASPSLVRHSSSPAGFLNQIAATVGDSGGFSFSVTRGMGNYNNSENLSRLNSQLSFTRQDSTLSYISEENESAVGDEMRTQNGQRKTTHSYGFGMGTSSTWDETNSVMFSVAPNKRSKIVGDGDLLDGLDSTENQFQFSMGQGGMEMTQMEKLMHNIPQDSVPCKIRAKRGCATHPRSIAERERRTRISGKLKKLQVLVPNMDKQTSYSDMLDLAVQHIKSLQNQVQKLHQELDNCTCGCKSTKDL